GTGCAATGCGCGTGCAAGGAgcgtgccctgctgctgctgcagtgcatGCGCCGTGCCGGTGCAACGCGTGTGCAACGTGTGTGCAATGCATGTGCAACATGTGTGCAATGCGTGTGCAATGCACATGCCCCGCTGGTGCACCGCCACGCTGCACTGGCACCGTGCACACGCAGTGCCCATGCAACGGCCACGCCACGGCGCAACAAGCGTGCAAAACGCTGTGCAACACCCACACCGTGCCCGTGCAACGCCTCGCAGCGGGCACATTGTGCATGCAGTGCGCGCGTGCAACGCCCTTGCAGCAGCCAGGCCGTGGTGCAATCAATGCACGTGCAACGGTCGCGTTGCACCAGTGCAAGGTTGTGCAGTGCCCGTGCCGTGTTGGTGCAATGCCCGTGCACTGCCCGTGTTGGTGCAATGCCCAcgcgccgtgccgtgccgtgccgtggcCGCACGATGCCCGTGGGACCCCACACGCCGCCCGTTCTCGCCGCCTGCTCGCGCCggtgccccccctccccacggTGATTTAGGGGGgttgttggggggggggcacaaccCGGTCCCGCTGTCCCCACCGTGGGGTCCCCgcgcccccccagcacccacccgcACTCCCGCCCGCGCCCCGGGCCGCTCCGTCTCGTCTCCGTCTCGTGTCGCCATCGCACGTCCAGCGTCGCCCCCCCAAGCCCCGGCTTCATCCCGGGGggagcttggggggggggggggggcagcaccggcacccccatccccaccacccGCTCCgtgcccccacgtccccatccccacgcccccccccccccccccccaagcacaTACCTCATGGCTCCCAGGGCTGCCCCCGGCTTGGCACGGCGCAGCGGGACCCCCACGTACTATGcattgtgccccccccctcccctcgccctgttttttgggggggggggggggccgtggCAGGGAGTCGCTGAATGTACGGCgcggggagagggaaggggccgggggggggggggggggttgattttggggagggggccgAGGCAGGCGCTGCTGATTTACGTGACAATCACAGTCTGTGACGTGCGATTTTAAACCCTTTTGTGTTTTGGTCaggattttaaagaaagatatttttatggtaATTGTTGCTGGTCTATTTTActatatatttatgtaataaatatatgatgaaaaaaaaacaaacggaaaaaaaacaaaaaaaaaaaaaaacaaaaaaaaaataccatccaAACCCACCCACACAGCTCGGCTGGCCTCCGGCCTCTGCTTGTCCACCGCTGGCCACcggggcatttgggggggtcctggggggggccCCCAGCGCCGTGGGGAAGGGAAATTGGGGGGGGATCCCGGCACCCGCTCGGGGGTTCAGCCATGGGGTGGGTGGCACCGGGGTCGCCCCCGCGCTATGTACAGGGTCCTGGAAAggttgggggggtctggggggcgtggggggcACAGGAAGGGGGCAGGtgggggggcacggggtggggggggccctACTGGGCATCGATACGGAAGGAGAGCAGCTTCTCGGAGTGGAGGTTGTTGAGGGTGCGCAGGTCGGGCAGTTTGAGCAGCAGCTTGGTGAAGCGCGAGGTCTCGGCCGGGTGCGTCTTCAGCACCAGGGCGCGCAGGGCGCGGATCAGcgtctcctgcagctgctccaccGACGCCGCGTCCTCCATGCCCGAGCGGTCTGCGGGGGGGAGGTCAGGGGGGGGAAACGGTGTTAAAACGGGGAGGGGGATGGCAGGAAAAATGGGTTCTTGGCCCTGTTGTGGTGCCCACCTGCCGAAACCAGCACGACGGCGGTGAAGAGCCCCAGCTCCTCGTCGCTCAGGTGGAGCGCGCTGAGCTTCTCGCTGAACTCGAACATGGAGCTGAGCAGGTCGCCCATGCCCATGCCCCACAGCTCCTCCAGGCTGTATTTCGTCCGGCTCATGAAGGTCACCGTCTGCTCCTTCACGTTGAACAGCGAGGCGAAGCGCACCATCAGCACCTGCGGCACAGGGCGGCAGCGCTTTGGTGGGATGGGGGTGGCgagggggcaccggggggcaccGTGCGGCACCGGGGCGCACCGAGGGGGCATAATGCAATGCCGTGGGGCACCGTGCAGCACCGTGGGGCACCATATGGCACCGGGGGGCACTGTGCAATGCTGTGGGGCACCATACAGCACCGGGGGGCACCATGCAGCACCATGGGGCACCAAACGGCACCGGGGGGCACCGTGCAGCACCGGGGGACACCATGCAGCACCATGGGGCACCGTGCAATGCTGTGGGGCACCATATGGCATTGGGGGGCACCATGCAGCACCATGGGGCACCATACTGCACCGTGGGGCACTGTATGGCACCGTGGGGCAGCGTGCAGCACCGTGGGGCACCATACGGCATCGGGGGGCACAATGCAACACCATGGGGCACCATGCGGCACTGGGGGGCACCATGCAACACCATGGGGCACCGTGCAGTGCTGTGGGGCACCATGCAGCACCGTGGGGCGCTGTATGGCACCGGGGGGCACCGTACAATGTTGTGGGGCACCATGCAGCTCCGTGGGGCACAATGCAACACCATGGGGCACTGTGCAATGCTGTGGGGCACTGTGCAAGGTTTTAGGATACCGTGCAAGGCCATGGAGCACCATGCAGCGCCATGCAGTGCCATGGGACTCCATGCAACACCATGGGGCGCTGTGCAGTGCCATGGGGTGCCGTGCAATGCCGTGGGGAGCTGTGCAACACCACAGAGCACCGTGCAATGCCATGGGGCACTGCATAGTGCTGTGGGACACCGTGCAACACCACGGAGCATCATGCAACACTGTGGGACACTGTGCAGTGCTGTGGGACTCTGCGCAACACCATGGGACACCACGCATTGCCATGGAGCACCGTGCAATGCTATGGAGCACCGTGCAATGCTATGGGGCACCGTGCAACACCATGGGGCACCGTGCAATGCCAGAGGGTATCATGCAACACCACAGGGCACTGCGACGCAGCAGGACACCGTGCTGGGACATGGGGGCCACCACGCAGCACTGCAGGGCGCTGTGCTGGGACGTGGTGCACCGTGAGGTGCTGTGGGCACCGTGCAACACCGGGGGAGCGCCATGCAATGCAGGGAGCACTGTGTTAGGATACAGGGGGCCAAATAATGCTGGGGGGCACCGTGCAATTCTGTGGGATGTTGTGCAACGTGGTGGGGCACCGTGGCGGGCTGGGGGGCGGCACACAATGCCACCAGCCAACCTCGGCGGAGCCCCGGGGTGCCCCGGGACGTACCTCGAAGGTGCCAGCCTTGAGCAGGGTGACCTGGTCGTGCTGGGACAGGGCCTGGAAGCCGGGAATGTGCTTGGCGAACTCGACCACCTCGCGGACGGCGGGGGTGAAGCTGAGGGAGAAGTCCTCCCAGATCTCCTGCACCGAGCGCCCGCTGCGCCCCGGCGGGTGGCTGTTCATGGGGCAGGCCTGCGGGCGACGCGCACGGCTCAGCACGGGGCTCGCCGGCAAGGCGATTAGCGCGATTAGCGGCTAAAAAtacccgggggggggccggcggGGGAGCCCCCGTGGCGGGTGGGAGCTCACCGGCAGGACGTCCTTGGGGCCACGGGGCCAGGGGCAGCCCCGCACCGGGGGCTCGGGGTAGGCGGCGGGGCAGAAGCGGGGcttgggggggccgggggcccaTGCGGGGGGGCCGTCCCAGCGCAGGACGCCGCTGTCgcaggccgggggggggcccagcTTGTCGTGAGCGTAGACGAAGATCTCCTTGTGCGCCTTGGCCACCTGCGCGATGACGTCCTCGGtggcccccccggggccgggcgaACCGGGGGGCGTCAGCtgctgggggaactgggagaaGCAGGCGGGGGGGACGAgcggcggggggccggggggcaaCGCGTGACCGTGACCCCCGGCTGGCACGGGACCCTCGCCGATGCTCGGCCCCCCCGGCGGGGGGCTGCCCATGCCGTTCATGGCGCTCTGCATCTCCGCCAGCATCCGCTGCTTCTCCCGCTTGGGGATGCGCCCGAAGCGCACGGCTGTGGGGACAGCGGCGTCAGGGGGTGCACCAAGACCCGGCaccatgtcccccccccatcTCAAGCATAATGGGGGGGCTGCCaaccccctccccaaccccggGAGGGTCCCAGGGGACACAGGCATGCAGGGCACCACTCCCAAGGGGGGCACAGCCCGGAGTTTGGGGGGATCCCAGCCCCAAGGGATGCACGGCACAGAAATGTggggggggggatatggggccggggggggctccagGCTCACCGTCGCGGGACATGCCGACCAGCAGGCACTTCTTGAAGCGGCACTGCTGGCAGCGGTTGCGGTTGATGCGGACGATGGAGCAGTTCTCATTCTTCAGGCACTTCTTGTACTGGATGTTCTGCTGGATGCTGCGGCGGAAGAAACCCTGCGGGACACCCGGGGGGGGGTCACTCcgggtccccgtgtccccggcATCCTCCTCACCCCCCCTCCTTTTGCTCCATCCCCCCCCACAAGCCCCGGTACCTTGCAGCCCTCGCAGGCGTGGACGCCGTAGTGGAAGCCGGAGGCGACGTCCCCGCAGaccttgcagagcagcaccatgCCGTTCAGCTCTGCGGGGGGGCAAGGGGGGGTGAGCGGCACCctagggtgctgggggggtagGGGAGGCACCCGTGGcaccccaaaaaaataataaattccccccccccccatactcACTGGTGACGGTGCTGCCGCTCTTGCTGGGCGAGCTGCGCCGCCGCTCATCCGCCGGCACCGGTGGCGCACCAGGGAAGCTCGCCGAGGAACCgtacgaggaggaggaggaggaagaggaggaagaagaagaaggggagCCGTCCTCATGGGGGGGCAGCGAGCCCCCCCCGTAAGCACGGGAGTCCTGCAGGGAGCCGGTGGGCGAGGGGGGGAAATAGGAGGggaagggctgggagctgccgcTGGAGCTGTCGCTGCAGAGCGAGACGGGGCTGGTGCGGCTGGGCGACGAGCCGCTGGAGCCCACGTAGCTGATCACACCGCCTGCGGGCACAGCGGGCACCGTCACAcacggtggggggggggacacggggacacgagGGGGGGAAAGCACACGAGCCAACGGGGAGCACCCCGGAAAGGGCCGGGGTTGGCGGCGCCCTTGGGAGCGCCCCGGTGCCGTGGGCGCACGTGTGCCGTGCGCCCTGAGTCAGGCGGCACGTGGGACGGGGACATGAGCCCCGGAAACGGAcacgaggggggggggggacacggatggggacccccccaggttTGGGGTATGGTACGGGGGAAGCTCCGGCCTCACggtgcagcccccagccccacggcacaGCCCCCGGCACCGTGGGTGCGTTGCGCAAAAGGGGGCTGCGCGCCGGGGACCCCCCAAAATCAAGGGGCACCACGGGGATGGTGGGGGTGGcacagagcccccccagcccacgAGGGTGCACCCAGGGGTGGCCAAAGCAAGGATGAAGCCCCAGACGGGGTCACGGCCCCCCCCcgtctgtgtcccccccccgggctgACTCAGGGCCAGGCACGTGGCGGGTGGCACGGGGACACACGGGCTGGCCCCGGCCATGTGTCGGCCGCCCCACGCGCTGCCACCGCCACCCCCCCCTTTTATTCCTTTATCCCCCCCCACTttattcctcccccccccactttattcccccccccttccctttattcccccccccttccctttattcctcccccccctcctggtctcgccgtgccagccccaaagCAGGTCACCGAATCGGGGGCAGCGGGTCCCAaacgggggggtggggggcacgggtAGGGCTGTCCCCGTGCCGAgtgcccgtgtcccccccccacacacacaccctgtgTGCCCCCCCCAAGGTGaaaagggtttggggggggtcctgcagACCTCAGACtctgcagcagaggggctgcagcctccccccgGGATAAAGCAGGGGGGGTGGCAGCGGGGTCCCTGACCCCAAAACAGGGGGACAgcggcacggggggggggggtccccgaaCCCCATGGACCCCTGGGGGGCAGCggcattgggggggggggcacgggggggtcaCCCCTGGGAGGACACGGACATGGTGAGGGTCATTCTTGGGGGGGACAAGGACATGGGGGGgtcacagggacatggggggggcaTGTGGGAGGGGTCACCCCCGGGGGCatagggacatggggggggtcctgggggggggtcacccccatagggacatggggggggtcctgggggggtcacCCCCGgggtccccccagccccaacccccctTGGGGGGCTTCGGGGGGGTCCCTGAGGCTCCatctccccgccccccccgggggctcccggACCCCCCCGGCTCCCGCAGCCTCACGCCGCCGCCCCACGTGCTCCGGCCGCACGtggccgccccccggccccgcccctcaCGCTTTGccccgccccccagcccctattggccgcccgccccgcctcgccccgcccccGGCCCTTTGGTTGCCCCGGCGATGGCGTcaccaagccccgccccctcctcctcccccctccccctccagaAAAGGGCGAGCGGGACGCGGCGTCCCCGCTTCCGGGTGCGTGACGTCACGGGGGTGGGCGGGGCCAAGCGCGATGAGGTCATAAAGGGCCGGGGACCAATGGGCGGGGACGGGGGCGGGGCTGCGGGGAAAACAAACTCCGCACGTGGcagcggcggggagggggacacgtgccgggggagggggaggggaggggggggggcaccgccTCCGCCCCCCGCCGCGCCCGACCCCGGGCACCGGGaccccgcccccagccccgccccggccccgccccggtCCTGGGGGGCCCCCGAGCACCGGGCCCGACCGCAGCGCCCCcggcccggtgccccccggtaccccccggtatcccccggtgccccccggtgccGCTCCCGGCTCGGTGCCCCCGGTACCCCCCGGTgctgcccccggccccgtgACCCCCGGTATCTTCCGGtacccccccggtgccccccggtaTCCCCCGTTACCCCCCGGGATCCTCCGGtaccccccggtgccccccatTATCCTCCAGTACCCCCCGGTATCCCCCGGTATCCCCCGGTTCCGCTCCAGGCTCGGTGCCCCCGGtaccccccggtgccccccatTATCCTCCGGTACCCCCCGGTACTCCTCGGTACCCCCCGGTACCGCTCCAGGCTCGGTGCCCCCCGGTATCCACCGGTGTCCCCCGGTACCCCCCGGTACCCCCCATTATCCTCCGGTACCCCCCGGTGCCGCTCCCCGGCTCGGTGCCGCCGCTGCCCCGCGGTGTCCCGGTGCCCCCGTCCCTCCCCACCGCACTCCCGGGATCTCTCCGGTGCCCGGCACCGCCCGGTGCCGCTGCCCGGTTGTCCTCCCTCTGTCCGCCCGTGCCCGCTCCCGGGACGGAGGAGCCCCGGGGTAAAGCCCCGGTGCGCATCCCCCGGGGGCAGCTCTcgggacaccccccccccagatcccggtgccggtgccggtcccggttCCGATCCCAgtcccggtgccggtcccggtgCTGATCCCGGTGCCAATCCCAATCCGGTGCCGATCCCGAccccggtgccggtcccggttCCAATCCCAGTCCCGGTGCCAATCCCAAtccggtgccggtcccggtgccgATCCCAGTCCCGATCCCGCTCCCGGTGCCGCTCCCCGGTCCCTTTCCCATTCCCGACCCCCCCAtaccccctccccacccctctccCGGTGCCGGTTCCCGTTGctccccggtcccccccccacTGACCTGTGCTGCCGGTATCGGGGGCGGCCATCCCGGGGGCCGTTCCTTCCCGACCCGTTCTCTCCCGAGCCGAGCCGATCCGTACCGTGCCGCCGGCTGCTGTGcgcccgcctcccccccccgtaacccccccccccccgtgccgttccccccccctcctcctcctcccggcaCCGGGCGCGGTTGCGCACTGGGGCGCacgcggcgccgccgcctcccccatGTGATTCCCGGGGAGAGCCCCGTGCCCCACTGACACACTTTCCGCCGCCGGCTCCGGTTCGGCACCGGAgagcccccggggctgcggcacCGCCACCGCCCGAcaccggggggggcaccgggaagGGGAGCTGGGACCCCCCGGGGGACCGGCAGAACCGGGGGTCCGGGCACCGCCACCAGCAGTGGGGGTGGAAATGGGGGGGTACGGGGGTACCGGGGGGGTACTTGGGGGTACCGGGGGGTGTGGGGGTACCCGGGGGGTGTGGGGGTACCGGGGGGTGTGGGGGTACCGGGGGGGTACGGGGGTACCGGGGGGGTGCGGGGGTACCGGGAGGTGCTGTCCGTGGATTGGGGGGGGCGCAGGATGGTGCTGAGTGTGCCGGTGGGGTGCACCAGTGACACCAGTATGGCACTGGGAAGTGCTGTCGCCCAGTATGGCGCTGTCCTCTGCACCAGTTAATACCCAGTATGGTACTGGGCAGCACTGTCGCCCAGTATGGCACTGTCACCCGCACCAGTAACACCAGTATGGCACTGTCACCTACCCAGGGTGGCACTGGGTGCTCCTGTCACCCAGTATGGCACTGTCACCCATACTGGGAACACCCAGTATGGCACTGGGCACCCCCATCACCCAGTATGGCACTGCCCCCCACACCAGTGACTCCCAGTATGgcattgccccccccccactggTGTCACCCACTGGGGTTCTGGACCCCTGAGCCCCCTCCTCCTGCTACCGGGGGGGTGCCAGCACCCTGAGGGTccccggggggggtgggggggacatcACACAACCAccatggggctggggaccccctggggaccccccagTGCCTGGAGGGGGGGGCACTTGGGGTGGGTCGCAGCCGTGcgcccccccggtgccaccgAAGCCACCAGCCCCCCACTCGCcgtgccccacagcccccccaaaagtgccccccaaagcTGTGCCACGGCACCGGGGTACCGGGGGCTTTTTGTGGGGGTGCCGGGGGCTGTTATGGGGGTgccgggggcagccccacaACACGGGGGGGGCCACTTTGAACCCAGCCGAGGCCGCCACGTGCCGCCGTGCCCAGGTGCCAGGTGCCACACGTGGCACCGTGACCCCCCCCTCGCCACTTATCCCCCCCCATGCACCCCAAAGCAGGGCAGCCCCCAACACCCCCTCCACGCACCCTCCCTGGGGGACAAAGGGGACAAGCtggcggtgctgggggggggatgtTTCGAGGGGGGGCCCGGTGGCCGCGTGCCCCCGTGGCCGGGTTGCCGGCGGTGCCGTGCGGCGGTGCCACGTGCCGGCGGCTGCGCGCACGAGGATTTATTTTTACGCCGGGGCCGCCCGGGTTGTTTACCTCGCTGCACCTTTTCCAGGAAAAAGCTCTGGACacgccgggggggggcacacacacacacaccgagggggggggcacctcctttttctccctgtgCGCCCCCCTTTTTGCTCccggctgggtgctgggggcgcAGCAGGGTGAGGACCCCCCCTCCTctgggtgggtgctgggggcgcAAAGGGTTTGGACCCCCCCCAaagtgctgcagccccagctgccccccccccagcccccccagacccgctgtggggtctctatggggttttggggtccctatggggtcgCGGACACGCAGCGTGGCCCGGTGCCACCGTGGGCAcctcgtgcctcagtttccccccccccacgcaATTCGGTGCGGTGCTGCGGGAAGGGGGCGGCTGGGGGTGCCGAGTGGCACCCGAGGGGGGGTCCCACACCCTtgacccccccctttttatcCCCATGGGACCCTGCTAACGGCGGGCTAGGACCCCGCTTGCGCTCGGGGAGCTGGGCACAGCCGCTCGCCGGGGGCCCCGGGGGGGTTTCCTGCCTGCAGAGCAGATTTCTGGCTGCGAGCAGGGAACTGCGGCCCCCActtggcccccccccccccagccccccccctctGCAGCTCTTGGCCGGGGCTGGAGGCTCCGTGCTGCCAGGACTCGCCTTTCCCCTCCCTGCGGAAAGGGAAAAGAGTCAGGTAAACAACGGGGCTGGGGCGCCCGGCCCCgcacccagcaccccgcacccagcaccccaaaaacgGGAcggggcagggaccccccccatggggcaggggatgggggtGTGGGGTGCCCACGGTCAGGGGGTGCAGGGGTTAGGGGGGGACCTCTGGGGAGGGCGTAAAAtgcctgggggctgcggggtcgGGGGGTGCAGGGAACCCCAAGGATGTAGGGGtgcagggttttggggtgcagggaCCCCCAAGGTCATAGGGCTGCAGGATTTGGGGGTGCAAGGCCCCCAGGGGGGTGCAGGTTTGGGGGTGCAGGGACCCCCAAGGTTGTAGGGCTGCAGGATTTGGGGTACAAGAACTCCAGGGGGGTGCAGGATTTGGGGGTGCAGGGCCCCCAGGGGAATGCACAGCCCCAGAGCTCGGGGTGATGCCAGGATAGGGAGGGGGGTGCAGAAGGGGcacagggatttgggggggggacacggggagcaGCCGGGGTGCGCAGGGGTGCCCCCCCACCCaagccccccccacacccccaaaaccaggggagggcaggggggtgTGGGGGCTCCTTCAGTGTGTCAGCGGGGCACTCTATGCatgaggggggggggcaacccccccccaccccaaccccacagccccacggCCTCACATTTGGGGCACCAGCAGTGCCGGTGCAGCAGCGaccttcattattattattttttttgggggggggggacacaacaCAGCACACACATTGCGGGGGCTCGGCGTCTGTGCCAGCCCATGTGAGcgcctctccccccccccccccaccacctcctcctcctcctcctcctcatcttcctccctcCTGCGCCGTGTTTGCTGCATGCGCGCGGGGCCGCTGGCAGCATCACGTGGCGGGCGCATGTGAGCCCTGCTCCATTTTTAGCCGCCACAACCGCCctgcaaaagcagcagccctgctgcagagccaTGTGCGGGCGGGCGCCCGGCCGGCACGTGGGCCTGCAGGAGCCGCAGGgaacccccccccttttttattttattttatttgattttattccccccccccctc
This portion of the Anas platyrhynchos isolate ZD024472 breed Pekin duck chromosome 28, IASCAAS_PekinDuck_T2T, whole genome shotgun sequence genome encodes:
- the NR1D1 gene encoding nuclear receptor subfamily 1 group D member 1, yielding MAAPDTGSTGGVISYVGSSGSSPSRTSPVSLCSDSSSGSSQPFPSYFPPSPTGSLQDSRAYGGGSLPPHEDGSPSSSSSSSSSSSSYGSSASFPGAPPVPADERRRSSPSKSGSTVTKLNGMVLLCKVCGDVASGFHYGVHACEGCKGFFRRSIQQNIQYKKCLKNENCSIVRINRNRCQQCRFKKCLLVGMSRDAVRFGRIPKREKQRMLAEMQSAMNGMGSPPPGGPSIGEGPVPAGGHGHALPPGPPPLVPPACFSQFPQQLTPPGSPGPGGATEDVIAQVAKAHKEIFVYAHDKLGPPPACDSGVLRWDGPPAWAPGPPKPRFCPAAYPEPPVRGCPWPRGPKDVLPACPMNSHPPGRSGRSVQEIWEDFSLSFTPAVREVVEFAKHIPGFQALSQHDQVTLLKAGTFEVLMVRFASLFNVKEQTVTFMSRTKYSLEELWGMGMGDLLSSMFEFSEKLSALHLSDEELGLFTAVVLVSADRSGMEDAASVEQLQETLIRALRALVLKTHPAETSRFTKLLLKLPDLRTLNNLHSEKLLSFRIDAQ